The genomic interval CATAAATGTAAACACAGACTTAATGCCGGTCTGTCAAAATACTTTGAAGCCCTACAATGAGTTTATCTGCAGGAAAAAGATATGTCTTaccaaaatatcattaaaaacacTAAAATCCTAAAAGTTCCCGCAGTTATTTGTACTGAATAAATCTTATACAGCAGACGATTGCTCTTTAACTAAAATATACTAGGGCGAAAAActggtttgaaaaaataaaaccatCCACTATTTCTCTTTTACAAGCATTTTGTAAGACTTAGAGAAGAttgtttctatttctttttttttacatttaaaaatctaTTAACAAGATTTAAGTTCATAGTTTCTTTCCTGCATCTTATAaagtcaaatgtatttaaatgtagacccaaaagagttataaatatgtatgatattaTAATGCCTTTTCTaatcttttaaaatatcaaatcagTTTCAACTCTTCTTAAATTCCGACATACTTATTCTTCAAGCCGTCATGGCGAGTTATTTCGTAGGGCTGTTCTGCATTTTGGTGTTTGTTTCGCACAGTTGTGTTGTAAACACAGAAGCAAAGGTGACATTTTCTGAAATACTTCGAAAAATTGAAGAAAGACTTTGACGTTATCACCAGACAACAGACGAagactatatgagccgtgccatgagaaaaccaacatagtgggtgtgcgaccagcatggatccagaccagcctgcgcatccgcgcagtctggtcaggatccatgctgttcgcttttaaagcctactgcaattagagaaaccattagcgaacagcatggatcctgaccagactgcgcggatgcgcaggctggtctggatccatgctggtcgcaaacccactatgttgattttctcatggcacggctcatataacaatTAAAACTGGCAAGTCAGCGACAACAGGAAACCATACCGAAAGAAAACAAACTGTAGCGAATATACTACGGTAGGTCCGTACAGGATTATTTCAATAGCTTAGGTAGTCGCAATGTTGAATTCTTGATTTATTGAATTCTGCTACGCCATTTGTACAAAAAAGAACAATATAATTCAGGTGGGTAGTTTCATGTTTGTGACCAAAAATACAATGATTCCTATAAATATTGATTTTGTGTATATCAGAAATGACAACATATAACTTAAGTCATGTTAGAATTGGTGTGTACATTGTATTTATGATGATACAGGGTCAAATAGCTAGACGCTATATAACGTAAGAATAACAGACGCTCATTACTTGAAATGGTAAGATATTAGCCAGTCAGAATAAAATACTAGAGGGCGCTACTGACAGTCATTATAAAAAGTGAGTATCCCtgaatatttattcaatgttatGTTGAATTTCGAAGAGGACGTTTCGGCTGCATTCTCATAAcgttatacatattatacattggTTTAACCGTGTTTTCTGTTGGGGCATTGTGCCGTAGAAAGGTTGTGTCAGTAATAGTAGATAGAACACGAGGTTTGCAGACAAATAGACGGGTACGGTACAGATAGAAGCTAAGGATAGTCTGTTAGTGTTACATAGGGGCGGAAACCTTTGGTTGAAATCATAGGCCTATATTGGTCCTCTATACTACATACGGTCTGATGAAAAGCTAGAAAGCTTGGAGGAAAATTGTTTTACACATTTGTAAGGGACGTATGCTTCATTTATTAATACAATTAAACATAATTCTTTTTCAAcaacataataatttaaaaatcatttgtccATAATCAAATAATCATAAGACAAAGAAGTCtgaagtaaaattttatattattatatttattccTCTGTGCCAGTTACAAAACCATCTGCAAGCGAAACGGATACAGCTAAAGCTGCTTCAGTAAAACGAGATTCATCGGAACAAATATGCATTGAAAACATTCTGCAGGTTCGTTTTCTTCTTCTATACATCAGCGTTTATTCTTAAAATGctgtatttcatttcttatttgctGTTATACACTTTTGTACCTTGTTTCTAAAAAGGCTTTTGTCAAGACGTATACCTTGTGAGTTTGTCAACTTTTCAGAATTTAAGTTTTATCCATACCTTATCAAATTATACTATATTTCATATAGCTTTAGAAAAGAGAATAGAAGGTATGATGATTATCAAAGCATCTCGTCTTGTTTAAACTGGATTGTACAGTTTTCTCATTACAAAATTCTACATTTAAATATCCATAAAGCAAAACAGAGACCGGAAACGAATCGAATGGGAACAAATCTAAAGCAACTGCACGCAACGTAGAAATAACAAACTCAGTTCCGCTAGTTCAGAGACGTGtgacatttttcatatcactaCGGTAGCCTTAAAAGTAGTATTTTTGAataactatatattttataaactgatagTTTCAATATTAATAGTACTTCCAGTAATTTTATAACTGCAACATAGAAAAGAAGATATATTTTTACATTCTCTTTTCATTTCAGCTACACATCTATATTCAGAGAAATGTGTTTTCGTCATAAATTTTGGATCATATAATGTTCAAAGCCTTGGCATAGATCATCCTATAGTTTATACCAGGATACTTATTAAGAAAATCTTCATACGATCCTAGCTTTCCTTCGCTATATGTGGTTTCGATTGAAAGGATATTCCATTCCGACACACTTGAGAGTTtacattatataaaatacatCGTAATTTTTTATGAACTTAAAGTCGCaatattacatttttacttttagAGCTTTGCTTATCTGCGCACAATATATACGAATAAACAGTTTTATATTTCCATCGATTACTTCCTAGGTGATGTCGGTTAAGGCCTATGATTTGATCTCATAATTGAATTTAAATCTTACCTTTACCTGATTTAGAATGTATAATGTTCTCGAAGATTTTTGTGTCGCCAATATTCACCCAGTATTTCATTCTCAAGTGAATTCAAAACAGACATTAATCGTCAATATGTCGAAAAATATAACCAACTACATGTATGGAATAATGCTATTTAACTGAGAATTGTAGGTGGTGCAAACTATATCCATTATACGGGTTTTATTTTAGACATGATTTTTGTCCTGTGGATGataatcattgtttttatttctccGTTTAAACACAAGATTTATAACGGATTGTCGCCAAGTAAGTGGTTGATAGTGTGAACGAAAATGACGGTGTCTCTGATATCATGCATGATAACCATAAAGCACAAGTAGGCAACTTTGTCTCTGTGTCGCTGACGAAAGGCAAACAGGTCTGGGTTGCTAACTACGCAATGAAGATCCAGTGTGACAGACATCTATAGATTTTAAACTGTGTTTAGTTTTATAttgtattcatttaatttttcatatttgaagagatagttttcaaaattattgatttgcccatatatatacatattttattacattgatGTTTAATCAAAACGAGGTAACGAGTTAAGAAAAAGGTAAACATGACAGTGGAGACCGTATATGACGAGCTTATCGGATGGGCAATTACATAAAATATGCTATATGAACCTCAAATTAAGTCCCGGTCACTTACTGCCCGTAAATTGCATGCAGATGAAACATTATTCCGATACATATGTGTTTTCATAATGGATCTGTTATATATCTACTTTCGGATGTTTTATTCCGATGCCAATATGTTCGTTTGCCAGGAAACTAGTGATCAGCATTTTTCATCCATTCACGTATTTGATGCGGCTCGTAAAAAAATGATACAAGGCTGTTATAGACCAGACAATACGAGTAAAATCCAGACGTCTGCGGTCATTAAAAACAGTACACGACATTGGAGAAATAGTTCAATGGATCTACTCTGCAGCTGTGCAAGAAAAACAAATAGTAATTCGAGGAGTGGGAGTAAACTCATCCAtttattatgaataaaataacatCCGCTTTCACCATTCGCTCTGTATCTCGatttacaaatgtgaaaatatacTATACAAATTACGCATgtaaatgtaatttcaaaatttaattttgagaGAATAATAAAATCCAAGTAGCTACTCCTTTAAAATCAAGGTTACTATCCACGGTACGCAACAATTTTACaactatatatattataatatattagtttaaacataataatctataaatataaatttgtagtATAGGTGTTTATCAACATATTATTCTACATGCACATATACTAGATCAAAAGGACGGATTTCGGATGAAAAACACCTTTCTCCGTCACTTTATAATATGAATAAAGAGAAAATAAAGGATGAGACGATACGTAGATATGAAAAAGATGTAAGTTCTAAGAAACATATATTCTGAGAATATTTCACTACAAAGTTCTCCAGTTTTATTTAGATATCAGTTTTTTAGTTCAGCCTTAAATCCATAactttttcgaaataaaaaattatttccgTTCAAATTTAACAATGTAGAATTAATGTCAACCATCCATaccatttcaaaatataaacacgATAGTTGATATTTAATATAGTAAGTGCTACATTCTAAGTTCTTGACTCTATCACGAGATCTCAGAATATACAGCAATACGCTAACTGTTTATTTTTACACTATTGCACCTAGTATAAACTACAAGctctacaatttaaaaattatctcaATGAATTATATCTCTCTCTATTTGCTCTGCATTTAGTCTTGTCACAATGCACTACcattattaaatcatttttactTTCAGAAGCACAAATtcgttttatttttgtatatatgttgCCGTGTGTACACAATGCTCATATGTTTGCAAACTCTTGCGGTCGTTCCCTCCTCATGAGAGGTTCAGGTAAGGGATTTCTTGGCAGTTCGTATCTCAGCTTAGACCACAACATTTTCTCTTCCAAACTAAACACCTTTCTGCCTTTCATTTTAGATGACCATGGTTCTTTTTTCGCTATCTCTTCAGCGTTTTTATCATATAATAGATAAATAATTCGACCTTCATTTTGTTCTAAAGTTTCTGAGTGGCATAACTCGTACTGACACCAGTGGTTGTTATCGTAGTCTGTACTAAGGATAATCAAAAGTCGTCTGCTTTTATCAATCAATTCAAGTCTAGCATCAGCTTCAGGACCAGGCGGTGCATTTCGCGCAGCTACACCCAAATTGTAAAACGGTTTCTTCTCTTTAAGCTGCTTGAAGAGTACTTTCATGACCCATTGCCTGACATATGTATCATTGTCATCAAAAGAGACATACATGTCGAAAGTCTTATCCGCGTTTTTGTCTACTTCATATTTATCCGAGGGATGAAtgcggaaaattttgaaaagaagtaCCTTCGTCTCGTATGGGCATCGTTTAGCCGTTACCAACAAGGCAATCACAATAACTAATACTACAGACAACACTACAATCAGGATAATACTCCCAACGTTATTACAGttcaaaatgtcttcatttaGATCAATTATTTTGTACAATTTGCCTTCAAATGTGCAATTAAGGGTCTTATCAGCGTATTTTGGTGCCAGCTTAATCCAGTCTACCATCCATAGCATATCACATGAACATTCAAGGTTATTTCCTTGAAAGTGCGCGTCTTGAAACTTGATATTCTGTGCTCCTGATGGAACAACAGTGAGTAAATTGTTACGAAAGTCAACgaatgcattttctttacttGCTATATTTTCTATGACAAAGGACGGTAAAGTGGTAAGGAAATTGTCAGGCATTGACAGGTTTGTAATGTACTGTAAGTAACTAACGTTACCAAATTCGGTTATTTTGTTGTGTCCAAGCTGTACCTCAATTTTATCGTATGGACTTCTTGGGAGCGTGTCTGGTATACTTGTCATATTCAATTCTTGACAGTCGACGTTAAGGATGCCTTCTTCTGGCCGGTCTTGGCATAGACATCCTGTTGGACAATCATTCGTAATGTTACAAACAAGTTCAGAGACGGCTACTTCATAGAACGCCCGTTTGCCACGTAAATGTGGAGGATTGTAACACGTTATATTAAGATAATCGCTATCAGCCCACAAGAAAAATGACTGTCTAACTCTTTTAATCATATTATGAGCATAGCAATCACAGCTAAATGGGTTTTCACGAATGTCTGGTAACAGTTCTACTAGTACTGATTCAATACCAGTATCTTGGGAAGTTGTGTCTTTATATTGTATCAAGTACCAGTCATGCCACTCTGTGATGTTATTATGCCGCAAATCTGTAGTTGCCTGAAAATAACCATATCACTGTATAAAATACATGCAACGGTTTCCTAGTGAAAAAGAAATTCGGATATGAAAGATTCacaatcatttattaaaatcgcaAAGTTGACCAGGTTATTGGCTTTATTAGCAATAACAGAATACGTTTTAAAAAGACATTGTTACGATGCAATTATATTGTAATTAAATCTTACCCCTTCATACACAGTTCTTGAAATATACGTCCAATTATAGTTGTTAGTAAATGTGGATACATTGTTGTAACGCAGGTCCAGACGTATAGCTTGCTTGACGTAGGCCCAAGGCTCGAAGGCTGTTATCTGGTTATGATGAAGGATAACCTCTTCAATATGCAACATAGTGTAGTTAAATACTGACAGCGGAATATATGTGATCTTGTTGTAAGAGAGATCTACACTTATTAGATTGTTTTTGTTCTTGAAAAAGTCCATAGGAATTTCAGTCAGTTCGTTATGATCAAGGTACAAACGTTCGAGACGTCGCATTATAGCAAAAGTTTTCAACTCTATGATTGCAATCTTGTTATTGCTGAGATCAAGAAGTTCCACATTCCATAATGTGTCAAATGATGAGTTCTCGACTTTAATCAATTCATTATTAGACAAGTTGATATGTCTAATAAGACCTGTGCAATTGGAGAACCATCGATTTTCTATTGCTGTGTTGGACGTACCCGACATATAAAAATGAGTTCTGTTCACACAGACGCACTCGATGCTACTGACAAGTGTTATAACGCAAAGAATAAGTTCTATTACAGCTGTCTTCATCCTCGATTCGTTTTCGTTTGTTTATTAATAAACAgtctgaaaaaatgaaataaaatgtcataGACACATAGGACTACAATATTATTTCTGTATTGTATGACACGACGCATTATGTTTTGATTATTGCATTTATACATCAAACAATAcgttataaaatttgttttcaacTGAAAGATCAGTGCGCGCAATTGTGACTATTTTTCACTCATCTAATCAACAACTTAATTCATATATACCATTTCCGAGTTATACATATGCCATTGTTTTCTTATGATTGCCTTTGACACAAGTCAACACAGGAACGTCTTACCTATTTACTATGTACtccaaaattaaatttattgCCGTTAGACGCGTATAAGGCGGTTTTTTGGGATTATTTACTAGAAATTTCAATATGATTTATACCCAtctaaagctacagtcacacattcggatatgtccgtgcgttgaggtacggtgcgaatgggattggtctgtggagGATGAGAGTttggtagggggggggggggggggggggggacaaggatctgtacggagcagtacgtcttggtacgggaaaaatggtgagaaacggggaacgaacgcgaataagtactacgttgaacCACGTTTTCCTgtgcctggcaacttgcccagtgGATGGACTGGTCTGCGATGAACTACGTTTAACTACGCTTCAATGCGGGCTGTCTCgaataactacgttcagctacggatctaTATACGTTTcggtacggataactacgttatAGTTcgttaactacggatgaataagtttcatcCTAactggactaaagtcacgctcaaatgacTACGGCTCACTCAAACTTTTGTGCAAGTTCAAACGTTGGAGAAACCTTGCatgtttgggataagtcttgaatacgttttgaccaagtgttattacggactgatacggattactactttgaagtacgactcaggtacggatcgatacagattactacgtttctacccATGGCTAGACGTTGCTATAGTGCATGTTATTTCACCTGGtggggcgtggtttcgcgacggtccataACATTCTTGTGCAGTGTATGTAGCCAAAGTAGCGTTttattttagtcgttggttaccgaagattacggaattaaacaattataacgCTCTAcctttgagattaccattatttgcatagaTCAGAGATTAACtgcgccccgccaggtcgaataaaacgcactataCCTGGGGTATAAACGAACATGagatagcattcaattcttatatatataattctaCAGTAGCGTCACACAtttgttgtttatacgaaaataaaattTAGTGAATGTTAATATAGTAAAATTTTCGCTAACGGTAACCTGTGAACAATGACCGCTTGACCTAAGGCTTGCAGaccatttgtttcattttcatctgAAACAATTGCAGTACAATAAATCTACCAGTTAGTAAAATTAAATGCCTCT from Mercenaria mercenaria strain notata chromosome 2, MADL_Memer_1, whole genome shotgun sequence carries:
- the LOC123564928 gene encoding protein toll-like produces the protein MKTAVIELILCVITLVSSIECVCVNRTHFYMSGTSNTAIENRWFSNCTGLIRHINLSNNELIKVENSSFDTLWNVELLDLSNNKIAIIELKTFAIMRRLERLYLDHNELTEIPMDFFKNKNNLISVDLSYNKITYIPLSVFNYTMLHIEEVILHHNQITAFEPWAYVKQAIRLDLRYNNVSTFTNNYNWTYISRTVYEGATTDLRHNNITEWHDWYLIQYKDTTSQDTGIESVLVELLPDIRENPFSCDCYAHNMIKRVRQSFFLWADSDYLNITCYNPPHLRGKRAFYEVAVSELVCNITNDCPTGCLCQDRPEEGILNVDCQELNMTSIPDTLPRSPYDKIEVQLGHNKITEFGNVSYLQYITNLSMPDNFLTTLPSFVIENIASKENAFVDFRNNLLTVVPSGAQNIKFQDAHFQGNNLECSCDMLWMVDWIKLAPKYADKTLNCTFEGKLYKIIDLNEDILNCNNVGSIILIVVLSVVLVIVIALLVTAKRCPYETKVLLFKIFRIHPSDKYEVDKNADKTFDMYVSFDDNDTYVRQWVMKVLFKQLKEKKPFYNLGVAARNAPPGPEADARLELIDKSRRLLIILSTDYDNNHWCQYELCHSETLEQNEGRIIYLLYDKNAEEIAKKEPWSSKMKGRKVFSLEEKMLWSKLRYELPRNPLPEPLMRRERPQEFANI